The Lycium ferocissimum isolate CSIRO_LF1 unplaced genomic scaffold, AGI_CSIRO_Lferr_CH_V1 ctg22944, whole genome shotgun sequence genome includes the window AGTCCATCTTCAATAGTGGTATGGTAAATCCACCAAAAGACGAGACAGTGAGAATCAGGAAAATCCTGGAGCAATTTGGCGCCGTTGGAGATGCAAACGTCTTCTATTGGTTCCAAAACCGCCGCTCAAGGTCTCGCCGTCGTCAACGACAAATTCAGGCGAGCCTTACTGCTGCCACCGACACTAGTGGAGGTGGAGGAGAACAATCTGCAAGGTCTAGTACTAGCGGCGGTGCAATTGAGTTTGTCCCCTCATCTATTTCGTTCCCTATAGCTGCACCTTCCAATTATCTTGTTCTTggttcctcctcttcttcttcttcttcttgtggaGGAGTTGTGGGAAACGCAGATGATGGCCTCTTCCCCTTTTCTGCTCAAATGGGTCTTCCGGAAATTCAGCAAAACTCTTCTGTCACTTCAATTTTGCGCTCACCAACAGACAATGCTGACAGCTTGCACTACCAAACCGGTATTGCTTTCTCAAGTTCCAACGATCATTTGTGCAGTATATTGTTTTTTCAAAGCTACAAGTAACTATTATTGAGAATTAATGCTGTTGCTACTTTAGTCCagtttgtttatttttgaatttgataAAGACATTGTTCTAGCAATAAATGGTGGCATTTTTCTTCTTGCCCCGGAACATCTCTACTTGAACTAATTTTCATCGGAAAATGCAGTAATTTTGATAGAAAAAAAAGTATTTCAGTGAACTGTTGG containing:
- the LOC132043311 gene encoding WUSCHEL-related homeobox 11-like — translated: MEDEARDSTSSKHSCERNEPVRSRWNPKREQILILESIFNSGMVNPPKDETVRIRKILEQFGAVGDANVFYWFQNRRSRSRRRQRQIQASLTAATDTSGGGGEQSARSSTSGGAIEFVPSSISFPIAAPSNYLVLGSSSSSSSSCGGVVGNADDGLFPFSAQMGLPEIQQNSSVTSILRSPTDNADSLHYQTGIAFSSSNDHLCSILFFQSYK